The Stigmatella aurantiaca DW4/3-1 genome contains the following window.
TCGCGCATCAGGGCCGCGAAGTTGTTGGCCGAGGTGCCCGGGTCCGGGTACTCCCAGTCAATGTCCACGCCGTCCAGCCCGGCCTGGTTCACGTAGTTCACCAGGTTGTTGACGAAGGCCGTGCGCGTGCCGGCGTTGGCGGCCAGCTGCTCGAAGCCGGAGTCATTGCCGTCATTCCATCCGCCCACGGCGATGGAGACCTTGACGCCCCGGGCGTGCGCTGCCGTGACCAGCGAACGGAGCCGGCTGTCACCGCTGCCCGGCCCGGTGAGACCGCCTTGGGCATTGGGGACGATGAAGGCGTAGTTGATGTGGGAGAGCTTGTCGTACTGGATGGCGTTCACGTCGCCATTCCAGCTGGGGAAATAGCCGACCACCTTGGTGGCGAGCGCGGGTTGCTCGTGCGTGGCGATGGGCGCCTCCTCGGCGGCATCCATCGGGCCGGAGCACGCCGCCAGCGCGCTCAGGCAAGCAGCTCCGAAGGCCAGGTGTCTGAAGGGGGTTACGAAACGGGCCAAGGGTATGTCCTCTCTGGTTGCGGGTGTCCCGGAGGCAATGGTTTCAGTGCCTTGCAGGGTTGTAGGAATAGAGGCGAATCTCCTGATTTTCGGGTCACAGGGGTGAAGAAGTAGGCCCAGGGTGGATTTCGGCTGGCAGCTGGGAACAAATCACTGGCTCATCCACGCAAGCGCGCCATGGGGCCCTGCGGCATCGTTCGCTCCGTTCGCCGGGGCACTCCTGCTCCGGCCGGGAAGCGGAGGAGAGACACATGCGTTGGACGATGGGTTGCTGGCTGCTGGGAGCGTTGGGACTGCTGGGGTGCGCGCACACGAAGCAGGAGGACGCCCCCGTGGCGCGCTACACGAGCGACGCCCAGGGCTTCGACACCCACTCCTTCTTCTATGACACGGGCTCCGAGGTGGTCATCTTCGATGCCCAGTTCACGGAGGCCGAGGCGGGCAAGGTGCTGGCCGCCGTCCGTGCGGAGACGCCCCATCCCATCCGCTATGTGGTGGTGACGCACCCCAACCCGGACAAGTTCAACGGGGTGGCGGTCTTCCAGCGGGAGGGGGCCCAGGTGGTGGCCAGCGAGGCCACCGCGGCGGCCATCCCCGCGGTGCATGCCGCCAAGAAGCACTACTGGGTGAACGTGGCGAAGGCCTTCAGCGAGCCGTCCTATCCCGCCCAGGCCACGGTGGACATCACCTTCCGGGGGACCTACCGGCTGCCCCTCCAGGGCGAGGGGCAGGTGGAGCTGACGGAGCTGCACCACCCGGGCGTCGCTTCAACGCAGACGGTGGCATATCTGCCCCGGCGCCAGGCGCTCCTCGTGGGGGATCTGGTCCACTACCGGACCCACGCGTGGCTGGAAGGGGCCCTGCGCGAGGGCCGCGCGGTGCCGGATCTGGATGCCTGGAAGGCAGCGCTGGAGGAGCTGAAGGCGTGGAAGGGGGCCACGGTGTACGGCGGGCGCGGCGAGAGCGCGCCGGTGGAGGAGGCCGTCGCTGAGCAGCAGCGGTACCTGGATGGGATGGAAGGGTTGGTGAAGGCGTACGTGGCGGAGCTGGGCAGCCGGAAAGCGGAGCTGTGTGGGAATGACGCGGCCCCTCACTACGAGGCGCTGACGAGGCGCGCCGCAGAGGCCTTCCCGGGTTACGCGCTGCCATACATGGTGCAGTACAGCGTGTACGGCCTGGTCACTCCGCTCGCTTGCGGCGAGTAGGGCGCAGGGGCGGGGCGGGGCGGGGAGCCCCTTGGGCCACGCGCTGCCGGAAATCGCGTGGCCGCTCCCCCGAGAAGGCATGGAAGGCGTGGGTGAAGGCGGCGAGGCTCTCGAAGCCCACGTCGTAGGCGGTTTGGGTGACCCGGGCGCCGTCCTGGGCGAGCAGTTCCATGGCGCGCAGCATGCGGGCATCGTGGAGAAAGCGGCGCCAGGTGGTCTGCGCCTCCTCGTCAAAGCGCCGCGCGAGGGTCCGGCCCGAGAGCCCCGCGGCCCGCGCCGCCTCCTCGAAGGAGAGGGGGCCGGCGAGGTGGGCCAGGGTGTAGGCCATCGCCTTCTCCAACTCGGGCGTGCGGGCGCGGGGCAGCCGCCAGGTTTGGCCCTGGGAGGACCACTCGGCCAGCAGGTGCGCCAAGGTTTGGAAGAAGCTCTCCGCCACGGTGTCGTCCGGAGCCCGCTCGGGGCCCCAGCGCACGGAGTAGATGAGCATCTCCCGGGCCAAGGGGGGCAAGAGGAAGACGCTGCACTCCTCCTGGGGGGCGGTGGGCACGAGCGAGGGCTCCAGGTACACGGTGCACAGCGTCACCAGGTGGTTGGCGCGCGCCCGGTGAAGGGTGCCCCCCCGAAGCCAGGCGGCCCGCTGGGGGGGCAGGAGCCATTGTGCGCGATCCACCTCCAAGTGCAGGGCTCCCCGGGCCGCATAGAGCAACTGGTGCCGGCGGTGGGCATGCCAGCCCGTCGTCAGGGGCGGCATCTCATCGGTGAGGCAGAAGGAGGACGCCGCGGAGGCATCCACGTTCACCAGCGGCTTGGGCACGGAGTACCCCCAGGCTCAGGCGGGTCCGGAGGCCAGCTTCACCACCATCTTCCCGGTGTTGTGGCCGCGCAGCAGGCCGATGAAGGCCTCGGGGGCCTTGTCCAGCCCCTCCACCACCGTCTCCACCTCCTTCACCTTCTTCTCGCGGAGCCAGCCCCCCACGTCGCGCAGGAAGTCCGGGCGCCGGTGCTGGTGGCGTTGATCGCTGACGATGAAGCCCTGGAGCGTGAGGCGCTTGCCGACCGCCAGCGTGAGGTTGCGGGGGCCCGGGGTTGGCGCGGTGGCGTTGTACTGGGAGATGGCGCCACACAGGACGATGCGCCCGTAGTTCTTCATCTTCCCGATGGACGCTTCCAGGTGCTCGCCGCCCACGTTGTCGAAGTAGACGTCGATGCCCTCGGGGCAGGTGCGCGCCAGGGCATCGGCCACCGGGCCATCCTTGTAGTTGAAGGCGTCGTCGAACCCGAGGTCCTCTCGCAGGTGCTTCACCTTCTCCGGGGAGCCCGCGCTGCCCACCACCCGGCAGCCCTGGATCTTGGCGATCTGCCCCACGAGCCCGCCCACCGCGCCGGCCGCGCCGGAGACGAACACCGTCTCGCCCGCCACGGGCTTGCCGAGATCGAGCAGCCCCACGTAGGCCGTCATGCCCGGCATGCCGAGCACCCCCAGGTACGCGGAGAGCGAGCCCACGTTGGGATCCACCTTCATGTACTGGCGCGCATCGGCGACGTGGTACTCACGCCAGCCGCCCGAACTGGTGACGAAATCTCCCTCCTGGAAGCCCGGGGCCCGCGAGCGGACCACCTGGCCCACCGCGCCGCCATCCAGCGCCTCGCCCAGCTTGAAGGGGGGCACGTAGGACTTCACGTCGTTCATCCGCCCCCGCATGTACGGGTCCACGGACATGAAGAGGTTGCGCACCAGGAGCTGGCCCTCGGCGGGCTCGGGGACGGTCACCTCCACCAGCTCGAAGTTGCCAGGGGTGGGCTCGCCCTGGGGCCGGGACTTCAGGTGGATTTCACGCCCTTTGATTTGCTTGGACATCGCGGTTCCTTTCCACGGGATGACGGTGAATGGGGCGCTGAACTAACAGCGCCCCACCCACCGGGCACCCCAGAATGTCACCGCGTGCTGGCAGGGTTTTCACCCCAGATGAACTACTTCACGACGCGAATGTTCCGGAGCTGGAAGTGGATGTTGCCGCCCTGGTCATCCCACGCCGGGAGCATCTCCAGGATGGAACTGAGCTTCTTGTTGTCGAAGCCATCCTCGTAGTCGGAGCGCACGAAGGGGAGCTTGAGCGTCGTCCAGGTGCCCGCCGGGGGCCGGGTGACAATGTCCTTCAGGTCGCCGGTCCTGCACGAGTCGGCCTTGCGGTTGCAGACGAGCTTCACCCAGAAGTTCTGCGTGCTGGTTCCGTAGTCGAGCACCTTGATGTCGAACTGCACGCCGCCCGTGGCCGCGATGGGCGAGACATCCAGGAGCCAGTCGTTGTGCACCGGCAAGGTGAAGACGCCGTTGCCGCCCTTGCCTTTGAGATCCTCGAAGACGACGTCGATGACCTTGCCATCCGGGGTGTCGAGCGCCGCGTTCACCTTCACGAGGTTCGGCACGGACGACCAGCTCGTGGGGGCACCAAACAGGGCCGTGTTGAGCGTGCCGTTGACGTAGACGTCCGTGGCATCCGTGAGTTGCTGAACGCCGCCGGAGGAGCCATTGCAGGTGACGTTCCCGGCCCGCTTGGGCTCCCAGCGGACGTTGGCCACCGCGAGCTCCATCGCGCCCAGCGAGTTGATCACGATGGGCGTGTTGATGAGCGAGAAGTCCGTGCCGGCATCGGCGAAGCACTGCAGCGGGATCGCCAGCTCGTTCCAGGCATTGAGCGGCAGGGCCTTGAGCGTCTGGGTCACATCGACTTCACCCACGCACGGGTGGACGCAGTCCACGCGGACCTTCACGGTGCTGACCGGCGCCTGGCTCAAGCGGGCGTCGAACACCAGAGAGCCTCCAGCGGTCAGGTAGCTGCGCAGGTCCCGCGTGTTGTTGCCGTTCGCGCTCTGCATGAAGACCTGACCCTCGCTGGCCCAGGTGGTGCGCACGGCCGCCCACTGGATGCCGTTGCGGTCGTCCACGGGCGTCGCGGTGACTTCATTGTTGGGGGTCACGGTCGGGTTGCCCGTGCCCTGGGTCACGTCCACGGACCAGTTGGAGGGGGCGCCAATGCGCATGACCCAGCCGTCCTGGTTGCCGCGATCGTACACCACCAGCGGGAGCGTTGCCTCGGGGCCATCCGGGGTCTCCACGCCGCACCCGACGGTGGGGCTCTCCTCGGGGTAGGCGTTCTGCTGCTGCT
Protein-coding sequences here:
- a CDS encoding NADP-dependent oxidoreductase, coding for MSKQIKGREIHLKSRPQGEPTPGNFELVEVTVPEPAEGQLLVRNLFMSVDPYMRGRMNDVKSYVPPFKLGEALDGGAVGQVVRSRAPGFQEGDFVTSSGGWREYHVADARQYMKVDPNVGSLSAYLGVLGMPGMTAYVGLLDLGKPVAGETVFVSGAAGAVGGLVGQIAKIQGCRVVGSAGSPEKVKHLREDLGFDDAFNYKDGPVADALARTCPEGIDVYFDNVGGEHLEASIGKMKNYGRIVLCGAISQYNATAPTPGPRNLTLAVGKRLTLQGFIVSDQRHQHRRPDFLRDVGGWLREKKVKEVETVVEGLDKAPEAFIGLLRGHNTGKMVVKLASGPA
- a CDS encoding AraC family transcriptional regulator encodes the protein MPKPLVNVDASAASSFCLTDEMPPLTTGWHAHRRHQLLYAARGALHLEVDRAQWLLPPQRAAWLRGGTLHRARANHLVTLCTVYLEPSLVPTAPQEECSVFLLPPLAREMLIYSVRWGPERAPDDTVAESFFQTLAHLLAEWSSQGQTWRLPRARTPELEKAMAYTLAHLAGPLSFEEAARAAGLSGRTLARRFDEEAQTTWRRFLHDARMLRAMELLAQDGARVTQTAYDVGFESLAAFTHAFHAFSGERPRDFRQRVAQGAPRPAPPLRPTRRKRAE
- a CDS encoding MBL fold metallo-hydrolase, producing the protein MRWTMGCWLLGALGLLGCAHTKQEDAPVARYTSDAQGFDTHSFFYDTGSEVVIFDAQFTEAEAGKVLAAVRAETPHPIRYVVVTHPNPDKFNGVAVFQREGAQVVASEATAAAIPAVHAAKKHYWVNVAKAFSEPSYPAQATVDITFRGTYRLPLQGEGQVELTELHHPGVASTQTVAYLPRRQALLVGDLVHYRTHAWLEGALREGRAVPDLDAWKAALEELKAWKGATVYGGRGESAPVEEAVAEQQRYLDGMEGLVKAYVAELGSRKAELCGNDAAPHYEALTRRAAEAFPGYALPYMVQYSVYGLVTPLACGE